The Sphingobacterium bambusae genome includes a window with the following:
- a CDS encoding TolC family protein — translation MKFKFLSVMAVGLLFSWSRAQAQETLTLQQAVKFALDNKKEAKNAKLDLSNAQFQIDEVRAGALPQITGVGGLTYNPLIQQNVIVMEDPATGQSTSTVIQFGQPWQANSNLQVSQQIFNQALFTGLKAANTTREFYQINKELTDEQLIEKVANAYYQVFQSQLQVATVQSNLNNTEKNQRVIQGLVDAGLAKKIDLDRTTVQVNNLKAQLQQAKNGMEIQENALKFAMGMEITTDIDLPDETFAIDAEALESLPIDLSNRTEIRALEKQAELLELDKKAKIADYYPTLSFSGNLGYMSFAQSFPIFNSNATKTAYSAVGLNLSIPIFNGGKTKAQVNQKNVEILRAKTDLEDTKLALVMASENARTQVKNSLLTINSNQANVQLAKEVLDNTENNYKNGLATLTELLDAENAYADAQNNLNTSLLDYKVAEVQLIKSKGNLKSLVNE, via the coding sequence ATGAAATTCAAATTTTTGAGTGTTATGGCGGTCGGTCTGCTCTTCTCATGGAGCAGGGCCCAAGCTCAGGAGACCTTGACGCTCCAACAAGCAGTCAAATTTGCCTTGGACAATAAAAAAGAGGCGAAAAATGCAAAGCTTGACTTGAGCAATGCCCAATTTCAGATCGATGAAGTGCGCGCTGGCGCATTGCCGCAGATCACCGGTGTTGGCGGATTGACGTACAATCCATTGATTCAACAGAACGTTATTGTGATGGAAGATCCCGCAACAGGTCAATCTACATCGACGGTCATTCAGTTTGGGCAGCCTTGGCAGGCTAATTCAAACCTGCAGGTTAGTCAGCAAATATTTAACCAAGCGCTCTTTACGGGGCTGAAAGCCGCCAATACCACTCGGGAATTTTATCAGATTAATAAAGAGCTTACCGACGAGCAGCTGATCGAGAAGGTTGCGAATGCTTACTATCAAGTGTTTCAATCGCAACTACAGGTTGCTACTGTTCAAAGTAACTTGAACAATACCGAAAAAAACCAACGCGTAATCCAAGGTTTGGTGGATGCTGGGTTGGCGAAGAAAATTGATTTGGATCGTACAACAGTACAGGTCAATAACTTAAAAGCACAACTTCAACAAGCGAAAAACGGGATGGAGATCCAAGAGAATGCGCTCAAGTTTGCGATGGGTATGGAGATTACGACAGATATCGATCTTCCAGATGAAACATTTGCCATTGACGCTGAAGCATTGGAATCGTTACCTATCGATCTTTCTAACCGCACCGAGATACGTGCCTTGGAAAAGCAGGCTGAACTGTTGGAGTTGGACAAGAAAGCAAAGATAGCCGATTACTACCCAACGCTTTCTTTCTCCGGTAACTTAGGCTATATGTCTTTTGCGCAAAGTTTCCCGATCTTTAATAGTAATGCCACGAAGACAGCCTATTCTGCAGTCGGATTGAACTTGTCAATTCCGATTTTTAATGGCGGAAAAACGAAAGCGCAGGTCAACCAAAAGAATGTAGAGATCTTGCGTGCAAAGACAGACTTGGAGGATACCAAATTGGCCTTGGTTATGGCTAGTGAAAATGCACGCACCCAAGTGAAAAATAGCTTGTTGACGATCAACTCCAATCAGGCAAACGTGCAATTAGCGAAGGAAGTTTTAGATAATACCGAAAACAACTATAAAAATGGTCTAGCTACCTTGACGGAGCTTTTAGATGCCGAAAATGCATACGCAGATGCGCAAAATAATCTAAATACCTCTTTGCTAGACTACAAAGTTGCTGAGGTACAGTTAATCAAATCCAAAGGAAATTTAAAATCATTAGTAAACGAATAA